One Ignavibacteria bacterium genomic window carries:
- a CDS encoding FAD-dependent thymidylate synthase, which yields MARVINPKAEELLDKEFKVLNHGFVRLVDYMGGDESIVQAARVSYGKGTKTVSEDRTLIRYLMRHQHTTPFEMVELKFHIKLPIFVARQWIRHRTANVNEYSGRYSIMPEEFYVPEESVIKYQSTLNKQGRDSEEVPPEIRKRVLEILLQEQRSAFNGYQEMLEYNIARELARINLPLSLYTQWYWKIDLHNLFHFLKLRMDKHAQYEIRVYAEKMAEIVKAVVPIAYEAFEDYVLNSVTFSKNELLLLKKYLPEKIDEEEIEKLDFSKYEKSEFFDKLKKVSELK from the coding sequence ATGGCTCGAGTGATTAATCCAAAAGCTGAAGAATTGCTTGATAAAGAATTTAAAGTTTTAAATCATGGCTTTGTTCGTCTTGTTGATTATATGGGTGGAGATGAATCAATTGTTCAAGCAGCAAGAGTAAGCTACGGTAAAGGTACCAAAACAGTCAGTGAAGATCGAACTTTAATTCGTTATTTGATGAGACATCAACATACAACACCTTTTGAAATGGTTGAATTAAAATTTCACATCAAACTTCCAATTTTTGTTGCAAGACAATGGATCAGACACCGAACTGCAAATGTGAATGAATACTCTGGAAGATATTCCATAATGCCAGAAGAATTTTATGTCCCTGAAGAGTCAGTTATTAAATATCAAAGTACATTAAATAAACAGGGAAGAGATAGCGAAGAAGTTCCTCCTGAAATTCGAAAGAGAGTTCTGGAAATTTTGCTTCAAGAACAGAGATCAGCTTTTAATGGCTATCAAGAAATGCTTGAATATAACATTGCTCGTGAACTTGCAAGGATAAATCTTCCTTTGTCTCTTTACACTCAATGGTATTGGAAAATAGATTTACACAATCTGTTTCACTTCCTGAAACTTAGAATGGATAAACACGCACAATATGAAATTAGAGTTTATGCTGAGAAAATGGCTGAAATTGTAAAAGCTGTAGTTCCGATAGCTTATGAAGCATTTGAAGATTATGTTCTTAATTCAGTGACTTTTTCAAAAAATGAACTGCTTCTTCTGAAAAAATATTTACCTGAAAAAATCGATGAAGAAGAAATTGAAAAACTTGATTTCTCCAAATATGAAAAATCTGAGTTCTTCGATAAATTGAAAAAAGTTTCTGAACTGAAATAA
- a CDS encoding tetratricopeptide repeat protein, with the protein MKDNFDDNFFDDFDGDSEEFDDSEYQEDLASLNEFYRSVKSNPVVYDLDSLEDYIGLALELGEFEIGLELTEAYLKFSNYDAEIWQKKGIFHSYLGDFEEAEESLKKAYSLNPTDIETILNLASIYEKLSIPDQELYYLEQAVQLAPDNSDVKMQLVYFYEDNDFDKAVQVLNEMIENDPENIELLSELAYCYELYEYYDDAIKTYQRILEIEPYNHLIYYNLGVAYSEKKEWNNAIESFKFAIAINEEFSSAHFNLGYTYASLGNHKEAIECYRRTLELDPDDYSAWYNLGVSYEELGDLYKALNAYTKSIDINPQNTNSYIARGYCYNELGKTQLAINDFDKAIEISPDDKAGWIAKGDLEYSLGNLSEAIINYLKAIELDPYDPEPYLNVASTYYELGNIQFALKYYDDCISYCPYVTEPYYQKAKILILLNQTNDAFRYLEESFRLDKEKQSQFEKEFPDIASTKDYQKRFNKRS; encoded by the coding sequence ATGAAAGATAATTTTGACGACAATTTTTTTGATGATTTCGACGGTGACTCTGAAGAATTTGATGATAGTGAATATCAAGAGGATTTAGCGTCCCTGAACGAGTTCTACAGGTCTGTTAAATCCAATCCTGTCGTATATGATTTAGATTCACTGGAAGATTATATCGGTCTTGCCCTTGAACTCGGTGAATTTGAGATTGGGCTTGAACTTACCGAAGCCTATTTGAAATTTTCAAATTATGATGCAGAAATCTGGCAAAAAAAAGGAATATTCCATTCTTATCTTGGTGATTTTGAAGAAGCTGAAGAATCACTTAAAAAAGCATATTCATTAAATCCGACCGACATCGAAACAATTTTGAATTTAGCTTCTATTTACGAAAAACTTTCTATTCCAGACCAAGAATTATATTATCTTGAACAGGCTGTTCAACTTGCTCCCGATAATTCAGATGTAAAAATGCAATTAGTTTATTTTTATGAGGATAATGATTTCGATAAAGCTGTTCAGGTTTTGAACGAAATGATTGAAAACGATCCTGAAAATATTGAGTTATTAAGCGAGCTCGCTTACTGCTATGAACTTTACGAGTACTATGACGATGCAATTAAAACTTATCAGAGAATTTTAGAAATTGAACCATACAATCATTTAATTTATTACAACCTTGGAGTTGCTTATTCAGAGAAGAAAGAATGGAACAATGCGATTGAAAGTTTCAAATTCGCAATCGCTATTAATGAAGAATTTTCTTCAGCTCACTTTAATTTAGGATACACTTATGCTTCATTGGGCAATCACAAAGAAGCAATTGAATGTTATAGAAGAACACTTGAACTTGATCCTGATGATTATTCAGCCTGGTATAATCTGGGAGTTAGTTATGAGGAGTTGGGTGATCTTTATAAAGCTCTGAATGCATATACAAAATCAATCGATATAAATCCTCAAAACACAAATTCGTACATCGCAAGAGGTTATTGTTACAACGAACTTGGGAAAACTCAACTGGCTATTAATGATTTCGATAAAGCGATTGAAATTAGCCCTGATGATAAAGCTGGATGGATTGCAAAAGGTGATCTCGAATATTCTCTCGGTAATTTAAGCGAAGCAATTATAAATTATCTAAAAGCAATTGAACTTGATCCATACGATCCCGAACCTTATTTGAATGTGGCCAGTACTTATTACGAACTCGGCAATATTCAATTTGCATTAAAATATTATGATGACTGTATATCTTATTGTCCCTACGTCACTGAGCCATATTACCAAAAAGCGAAGATATTAATTTTGCTGAATCAGACTAACGATGCATTTAGATATTTAGAAGAAAGTTTCAGACTCGATAAAGAAAAGCAATCACAATTTGAGAAAGAATTTCCTGATATCGCCTCAACAAAGGATTATCAAAAAAGATTTAATAAAAGAAGTTAG
- a CDS encoding Re/Si-specific NAD(P)(+) transhydrogenase subunit alpha: MIIGIPKEIYPGENRVAMVPDVAGKLIKKGFDVLIETNAGLNAGFTNEEYEKVGVKVLDDLKELYSKSDIVLKVQRPVEHPQYGKNELELMKPGSLLITFMYSLHYPELAKKAAELGINVISMDAIPRTTLAQPMDALSSQANLAGYKAVILAANHLHKIFPLLMTAAGTISPAKVVIMGAGVAGLQALGTAKRLGANVWVSDIRPAVKEEVQSLGGKFIEVETDESMQDEGGYAKEASPEFLRRQQELIAKHVSEADIVITTALVPGKRAPLLITEQMIKNMKPGSVVLDMAVGFGGNVEISEKGKVVKKYGVTIIGEPNLPSLVPYHASEMYARNLFNLINYASKEGNFNHNMEDEIIGKSTIVKDGQVVHERTKELLNN, translated from the coding sequence GTGATTATAGGCATTCCAAAAGAAATTTATCCCGGCGAAAATCGCGTAGCGATGGTTCCAGATGTTGCCGGTAAATTGATTAAAAAAGGATTTGATGTCTTAATCGAAACCAATGCAGGACTTAACGCTGGCTTCACGAATGAAGAATATGAAAAAGTCGGTGTTAAAGTCTTAGATGATTTAAAAGAACTTTATTCTAAATCGGACATCGTTTTAAAAGTCCAGAGACCCGTAGAACATCCGCAGTATGGTAAGAATGAATTAGAATTGATGAAACCAGGTTCACTACTGATTACATTTATGTATTCGCTTCATTATCCCGAACTTGCAAAGAAGGCAGCAGAGCTTGGTATTAATGTCATCTCGATGGATGCAATTCCACGAACAACTCTTGCCCAACCAATGGATGCTTTAAGTTCTCAGGCTAATTTAGCTGGTTACAAAGCTGTTATTCTTGCTGCAAATCATCTTCACAAAATTTTCCCATTACTCATGACAGCTGCTGGAACAATTTCACCTGCTAAAGTTGTGATTATGGGAGCCGGAGTTGCTGGTCTTCAAGCACTCGGTACAGCAAAAAGATTGGGCGCTAATGTATGGGTTTCTGATATCAGACCAGCTGTCAAAGAAGAAGTTCAAAGTCTTGGCGGGAAGTTCATTGAAGTTGAAACTGATGAATCAATGCAAGATGAAGGTGGATATGCAAAAGAGGCTTCACCAGAATTTTTAAGAAGACAGCAGGAATTAATTGCAAAACATGTTTCTGAAGCTGATATAGTTATCACAACAGCCCTTGTTCCTGGAAAAAGAGCTCCGTTATTAATTACAGAACAAATGATCAAAAATATGAAGCCTGGTTCGGTTGTACTTGATATGGCAGTTGGATTTGGAGGTAATGTTGAAATAAGCGAAAAAGGAAAAGTTGTCAAAAAATATGGTGTGACTATTATTGGCGAACCAAATCTTCCAAGTCTCGTCCCATATCACGCAAGTGAAATGTATGCAAGAAATCTTTTCAACTTGATTAATTATGCATCGAAAGAAGGCAACTTCAATCATAATATGGAAGATGAGATAATTGGCAAATCAACAATTGTAAAAGATGGTCAGGTAGTCCACGAAAGAACGAAAGAATTATTAAATAACTAA
- a CDS encoding NAD(P) transhydrogenase subunit alpha: MDGSLLMLIYVFVLAMFVGFELITKVPPTLHTPLMSGSNAISGITIVGALISAGLEQFTISTILGLIAVIFATINVVGGYLVTDRMLKMFKKK; the protein is encoded by the coding sequence ATGGATGGAAGTCTCTTAATGTTAATATATGTCTTTGTCCTTGCAATGTTTGTGGGATTTGAATTAATCACCAAAGTACCGCCCACTCTTCATACTCCATTGATGTCTGGTTCAAATGCAATTTCTGGAATTACGATTGTTGGTGCGTTGATTAGTGCAGGACTTGAGCAATTTACGATAAGCACAATCCTTGGTTTAATTGCCGTGATCTTTGCAACAATCAATGTTGTGGGTGGATATTTAGTAACTGATAGAATGTTGAAAATGTTCAAAAAAAAGTGA
- a CDS encoding NAD(P)(+) transhydrogenase (Re/Si-specific) subunit beta, which translates to MDTLIKISYLVASTLFIFGIKYLASPKTARQGNFLSAIGMLIAIVVTLFDKHVLTFEWIIIGLVVGSVLGAIMAIKVPMTGMPQMVGLLNGFGGGASMLVALSEYYKVHLGTVKNASFNTELTATIALSILIGAVTFTGSLIAFGKLQGIVTGKVVKYPGQHPLNLFLLILVLAGGVYFTINPQLEWVILSVSGISLVLGVLLVLPIGGADMPVAISLLNSYSGLAAASTGFVLQNEQLIVAGALVGASGIILTNIMCKGMNRSLMNVVLGGWESAGSSGPATQTIKGNVKSIEAEELAMLFDAAENIIIVPGYGMAVAQAQHAVRDLFNILESKGKNVRFAIHPVAGRMPGHMNVLLAEAQVPYDKLYAMEDINDDFPNTDIAFVIGANDVVNPAARHDKNSPIYGMPILNVDYAKTVVINKRSLNVGYAGIENELFFYPNALMYFGDAKEAVNKLVHELKNL; encoded by the coding sequence ATGGATACATTAATTAAAATTTCTTATCTGGTTGCTTCAACTTTATTTATCTTCGGTATAAAATATCTGGCTTCTCCAAAAACAGCAAGGCAAGGGAATTTTTTATCTGCAATCGGAATGCTTATTGCTATTGTGGTAACTTTATTCGATAAGCATGTTTTAACTTTTGAATGGATAATAATTGGATTGGTCGTGGGTTCGGTACTTGGAGCTATAATGGCTATTAAAGTACCGATGACGGGAATGCCTCAGATGGTTGGATTGCTAAATGGATTTGGCGGCGGTGCATCGATGTTAGTTGCCCTTTCTGAGTATTACAAGGTTCATCTCGGTACTGTTAAGAATGCAAGTTTCAATACTGAATTAACTGCTACAATCGCTCTGAGTATTTTAATAGGTGCTGTAACTTTCACAGGTTCACTCATCGCTTTTGGTAAGTTGCAGGGAATAGTGACGGGTAAAGTTGTTAAATATCCCGGTCAACATCCATTAAATTTATTTTTATTAATTCTGGTACTTGCTGGTGGTGTTTACTTCACCATTAATCCTCAACTTGAATGGGTGATTTTATCAGTTAGTGGAATTTCACTTGTACTTGGAGTTTTGCTTGTTCTTCCAATTGGTGGTGCGGATATGCCTGTGGCAATTTCGCTCTTAAATTCTTACTCAGGATTAGCTGCCGCATCAACTGGCTTTGTTCTTCAGAATGAGCAATTGATCGTGGCTGGGGCATTAGTTGGTGCATCTGGAATTATTTTAACAAATATTATGTGCAAAGGAATGAATCGCTCTTTAATGAATGTTGTTCTTGGTGGATGGGAAAGTGCAGGTTCATCTGGCCCAGCAACACAAACAATTAAAGGTAATGTTAAATCCATCGAAGCTGAAGAACTTGCAATGCTTTTTGATGCTGCAGAAAACATAATTATCGTTCCCGGATATGGAATGGCGGTTGCTCAAGCTCAACATGCTGTTCGAGATTTGTTTAATATTCTTGAATCAAAAGGTAAAAATGTAAGATTTGCAATTCATCCTGTTGCTGGAAGAATGCCAGGCCATATGAATGTTCTGCTTGCAGAAGCTCAAGTTCCTTATGATAAACTTTATGCGATGGAAGATATTAATGACGATTTCCCGAATACAGATATTGCATTTGTAATCGGAGCAAATGATGTCGTTAATCCAGCTGCCCGTCACGATAAAAATTCTCCAATTTATGGGATGCCAATTTTGAATGTCGACTATGCAAAAACTGTAGTTATTAACAAGAGATCGTTGAATGTTGGATATGCTGGAATTGAGAACGAACTATTCTTCTATCCTAACGCATTGATGTACTTTGGTGATGCAAAAGAGGCAGTTAATAAATTAGTTCACGAATTGAAAAATCTTTAA
- a CDS encoding competence/damage-inducible protein A, whose translation MNKVSIISIGDELLIGQTINTNAAYIGEKLTSIGYEVIRNFTVGDNKEDIIQTLSDAELISDFIFITGGLGPTHDDITRTCIIEYFKTDLVFDEQTFERIKKLFERRKIQMPEINREQAMVPRIARVIPNDYGTAPGYDITKDGKRFFVMPGVPYEMRGMMENTILPDLKKYIQSKNIFYNQKILYTTGIPESALYSRLEDLNPLFNEVKVAFLPSQFGVKIRLSMRSNNEQLNLEKIKSLEEKIRERVGEFIYTDEDLSLEEVIGKILTEKKLKIAVAESCTGGLICNRITNIPGSSNYFERGVVSYSNEAKIQILGVNPETIKNFGAVSEQTAIEMARGVRKISNADIGISTTGIMGPTGATETKPVGLVYIGYSDGEKEFAKQFNFADNRVRNKERTSQAALDILRRALMGMI comes from the coding sequence ATGAACAAGGTATCAATTATATCAATTGGAGATGAGTTATTAATTGGGCAGACAATCAATACCAACGCGGCTTACATCGGAGAAAAATTGACTTCAATTGGTTATGAAGTAATTAGAAATTTTACAGTTGGTGATAATAAAGAAGATATAATACAAACTTTGAGCGATGCAGAATTAATTTCTGATTTTATTTTTATCACCGGCGGACTTGGTCCAACGCACGATGATATTACACGAACCTGTATAATTGAATATTTCAAAACAGACTTAGTCTTTGATGAACAAACATTTGAACGAATAAAAAAACTTTTTGAAAGAAGAAAAATACAAATGCCTGAGATTAATCGTGAACAGGCAATGGTTCCAAGAATTGCAAGAGTAATTCCGAATGACTACGGAACCGCACCAGGTTATGATATCACGAAAGATGGGAAGCGATTTTTTGTGATGCCTGGAGTTCCTTATGAAATGCGAGGAATGATGGAAAATACAATTCTGCCTGATTTGAAAAAGTACATTCAATCAAAAAATATCTTCTATAATCAAAAAATTCTTTACACAACTGGTATCCCTGAATCTGCTCTTTATTCGAGACTTGAAGATTTAAATCCTCTTTTCAATGAAGTGAAAGTTGCATTTCTTCCGAGTCAATTTGGTGTGAAAATTCGTCTTTCAATGAGAAGTAATAACGAACAGCTCAATCTTGAAAAGATAAAAAGTCTGGAAGAGAAAATAAGAGAAAGGGTTGGTGAATTTATTTACACTGATGAAGATTTAAGTCTTGAAGAAGTAATTGGAAAAATTCTTACTGAAAAGAAATTAAAAATTGCAGTTGCTGAATCTTGCACGGGTGGATTGATTTGCAACAGAATTACGAACATTCCTGGTAGCAGCAATTATTTTGAAAGAGGAGTTGTGAGTTATTCAAATGAAGCCAAAATTCAAATACTTGGTGTTAATCCAGAAACAATTAAAAACTTTGGGGCTGTAAGTGAACAAACTGCAATTGAAATGGCTCGCGGTGTAAGAAAAATTTCAAATGCAGATATTGGTATTTCAACAACAGGAATAATGGGACCAACTGGCGCAACAGAAACAAAACCAGTTGGACTGGTTTACATTGGTTATTCAGATGGTGAAAAAGAATTTGCAAAGCAATTTAATTTTGCCGACAACAGAGTAAGAAACAAAGAACGAACATCTCAAGCTGCTCTTGATATTCTGCGGCGCGCTTTAATGGGAATGATCTGA
- a CDS encoding phosphatidylglycerophosphatase A, translated as MKLFFATGFFTGYFPFASGTVGSFLAILFYLFIPGFDEPYLLVPLILLFLVIGIYTSDFAEKVYGIDPPQVVIDEIVGMWFTMLFVPKTFLLAAIGFVLFRIFDIIKPCPARQSQDIKGGLGIMLDDLIAGFYSLIILHLILLIFPEVKNL; from the coding sequence ATAAAATTATTTTTTGCAACCGGATTTTTTACTGGTTACTTTCCTTTTGCTTCGGGTACAGTTGGTTCATTCCTGGCAATTTTATTTTATCTATTCATTCCTGGATTTGATGAACCATACTTACTGGTTCCATTAATACTTCTTTTTTTAGTTATAGGAATTTACACTTCCGATTTTGCTGAAAAAGTTTATGGCATTGATCCGCCTCAGGTTGTGATTGATGAGATTGTAGGTATGTGGTTCACAATGCTTTTTGTTCCGAAAACATTTCTTTTAGCAGCAATTGGATTTGTTCTTTTTAGAATTTTCGACATAATTAAACCATGCCCCGCAAGACAAAGTCAGGATATAAAAGGCGGATTGGGAATTATGCTTGATGATCTTATTGCTGGATTTTATTCACTTATAATTTTACATCTAATACTTTTAATTTTTCCGGAGGTGAAAAATTTATGA
- the pgsA gene encoding CDP-diacylglycerol--glycerol-3-phosphate 3-phosphatidyltransferase has translation MTIPNQLTVTRIILTPLFAFLFLSSNKTLNQISLFVFLIAALTDWYDGWLARKYNYISELGKFLDPLADKILTSTAFFLFVYIDILNFWMVLIIVIRDLLVTLLRVYGQYKKRAFSTSFLAKLKTSLQMIFLYYLLFVYIGLEKDLFTFIDKNWARVLLNDKLINYSILFITALTVYTGIEYLYTNRFTIKEIFK, from the coding sequence ATGACAATACCAAATCAACTAACTGTTACAAGAATAATTTTAACGCCGTTATTTGCATTTCTCTTTTTGTCAAGCAACAAAACTCTAAACCAGATTTCACTTTTTGTTTTTTTAATTGCTGCTTTAACAGATTGGTATGATGGATGGCTTGCCAGGAAATACAATTATATTTCTGAACTAGGGAAATTTTTAGATCCACTTGCAGATAAAATACTTACGTCAACAGCATTTTTCTTATTCGTTTACATTGACATATTAAATTTCTGGATGGTTTTGATTATTGTCATCAGAGATTTGCTTGTAACCTTGCTGCGTGTTTATGGCCAGTATAAAAAAAGAGCATTCTCAACGAGTTTTCTTGCAAAATTGAAGACAAGTTTACAGATGATTTTTCTTTACTACTTACTTTTTGTTTACATAGGGCTCGAAAAAGATTTATTTACATTCATAGATAAAAACTGGGCAAGGGTTCTATTAAATGATAAGCTCATTAATTACTCTATTTTATTTATAACTGCTTTAACGGTTTACACAGGCATTGAATATCTTTACACAAACAGATTTACAATCAAGGAGATTTTCAAGTGA